The following is a genomic window from Leptospira bouyouniensis.
ATTTGCATGCCTCGTAAATACTACCTGCAACTAACATCGCATTTCCGTATTGGCTACTCAGGGCGGGTCGATTGGAAAAATCGAGTAAGATGTCCGAAACAATCTTTTCCATTCGGGATTTGGAACTGAGAACTTTTTGCATGGTTCCCCATTTTTTCTTTAGTTCCTTTCGTTGGTAATCGTTTAGACCTTTGGTTTTGGCATTGAACCATTCGTCCACTTTTTCGGGACTGCTAAGTCGTTGATCGATGTCTCTTGCTTCGTACATCAAATCCAAAACTACTTCATCTCTTACTGCTTCATTAAATCGGTATTGGTGGATGTATCTTCCAAAGACTTCCTCGGAGGTTTGTTTGTCCTTTCGGAGAAGAGGAGTTCCCGTGAAGCCAATGAAGGTTGCACCTTTCAGGATGGCTTTCATCAATCGATGGAGTTTACCCGATTGGGTTCTATGTGCCTCATCAATGAAGAGAAAGATTTCTCCTTGGGTTTGTGGAGGATTCTTCTTTATGCTTTCTAAGTAGGCATCAAAGTCATCCACATTGTTTTTTCCAAATTTATGGATAAGGGAGCAAAGTAAGCGAGGAGTTGCCATCGAAAGTTGCCCAATCAAATCCTTACCACTTGTGGTACGGTAAATCTTGTCACCCGATTGTTTAAATACTTTTTCGATTTGGGTATCTAATTCATCTCGATCGGTAATGACAGCAACCCTTGCATTGGGATTGTTTTCTAGGATCCAACGAGCAAGGATCACCATTACGAGTGATTTGCCACTGCCTTGAGTATGCCAAATGATACCACTTTCCTTTCTACTGACAAAATCCTGAGCAGACTTGATTCCAAAGTACTGGTGGTAACGTGGTAGTTTTTTGATTCCACCATCAAACAAAACAAAGTCGTAAATAATTTCGAGAAATCGTTGTTTGTTGCAAAGTTTTAATAAGTATTTATCTAAAAGATTTCGTGAGTTATCTTCAATCTCTTCTTTCCAATTGAGAAAGAACTTTTCTCCTGTTCCGACTGTTCCATAACGGAGACCTTCCGTATCATTCCCTGCAAAGACAAATTGGATTGTCGTAAAAAAATCTTCGATGGCATCTTTACTTTGGTTCCGAATGTTTTGTCGGATCCCTTCAGAAACAGATGTGGTAGCCTTCTTCAATTCTAATACGGCAAGGGCAATTCCATTCACATACAAAACCAAATCAGGACGTTTTTCCGATTTGCCAACAACGGTTACTTCTTCAGCGATTCCAAAGTGGTTGTTTTCAGGATGTTCCCAATCGATGAGTATGATCGTCTCGGCATTCTCACTAGCGGATTCTTTAACTGGGATGCCGTAACGAAGTAGGGAATAGACCTCCCTGTTCCTTTCATACAGCGATTTGCCAAATTGGTTGTTGGTTTGGTGGAGGAGGTCGAGAGTTCGGGATACTTTGGTTTCCGAAATGCCTCGCCTGGATAGGAATCGGGCGAGGAGATTCGGGACAATATTTTTGTTAGATTGGTCTCGCCAATCTCCTAGATAATCATAACCCAACTCGTTTTGAAAGAGTTTTATGACTCGGTTCTGCGTTGCCCTTTCGATCTCGCCTATTTTCATACTTATTTTTCAAGTATTGAAAGATCGTCAAATAGCCGTCAAATGGAAAATTTAAAGTTGAATCTTATATAAGGTTCGTTTGGGATTGCAACTTTCATTAAAGAGCAATTTAAGATATAAACTTTTCCTAAAGTTTACATAATGTCAAGATTTCACTTCATTTTAGAAACTCATAGAAAAAATGCTTCACTTTTAGTTTCAACAATATTACTTTTCCATTGTATGGGAGTTATAGATTCTTTATGAAATCACGATTGTTTTTATTTGTATTCCTTTTTTTTAATTTACCAACAGAAGGCTCGCCATCCAACGAAAAGTGTCCCGTTGAATATAACGAAAAAGTTGTAGAAATTGACGATCAGTCTTTCATCCAGGTTTCTTCCAATTTGAATTCAACATTAATTCAGTATGAAGAAGCGGGGTTATATTCAGAAGGATTGGCACTAGTTAAAAATGGATACACTCAACAATTTATAGATCAATCTGGCAAAGTCGCAATAGATTTATCAGATAAATTCTTTTTCTTTCAAAAGCCTTTTTCCGATGGGAAGGCAGTATTCTTTAACATTGAAAATCAAAGGGGAGCTATCAATAAATCAGGCGATGTTCTTTTCTTAAAAGATTATGATCAATTAATGTCCTTTAGTGAAGGGATAGCTCCATATATGAAAGATAATAAGCTTGGTTTCATTGATGAAAAGGGAAATGAACTTACTAAGCCAATATTTGAATATGACCACAAGATTAAATTTGAGGAAGGCTTTTCTGTAATAAAATCTCGTGGAAAATACGGATTCCTAGACAAGAGAGGAAAAATAATAGGAGATATTATTTACGAAGATGCGAATCCATTCCGAGAAGGATTGGCTTCAGTAAAGCTAAATGGTAAATGGGGATTTATAAATACGAAAGGAAAATTGGTCATTCAAAACAAATTTGAAAACGCAGATTCATTTTCGAACGGTTTGTGTACAGTGAGGATAGATGGGAAGGTTGGTTATATAAATACCAATGGCGAAATCGTCATTAAACCTCAGTATACGGGTGGTCGTGATTTTTCTGGAAATGTTGCTTTTGTAAGTACAGGATTCGATTTAGGGTTAATCAACGCAAAGGGAGAAACGGTGTTTAATCCGATCTTCGATATAGACATTCGCTCAAGATTTGAAGGTGATGTAGCACCAGTACGGATAAAATCGAAATATGGAATTATAAAGAACGATGGAACTTTTGTAAGAAAGGCTGAATTTGATAACATTTCTGAGTTTTCGAATGGATTTGCTTGGTTTGAATTAAATCAGCTTTATGGCGTAATTGATAAAAATGGAAAAATAGTGATCAAAGCTCAATTTAAAAAAATGCCCAGGATGACGGCAGGATTCTTAATTGTAGAAATAAATGGTCTATACGGGTATATAAAGATTCCTGATTGTGTATAACAAGTGCTAAGTTATTCATGTGAAATCAATTCTTGCTTTTGAACTGCCTCGTCAAAGTAACTCTGAGTGCCTTCGAAATTGCTACTTTTGGTTCGTTCTTTTTGTATTTGCAATTTGATAAAAAAATCCACATTAGGACTTAACTGCGAGAAGACGTTGAGTTGGCTTTTTCTATGGTTCAAAACTTTTGTATTAGTAACGTTGGACTTAGGTTCCTGAGACAAATTGGGAACTGGGAATCTTTTACACTCTGTAGTTTCCTGCAAGTAAGGAATTTTATAATTGCAGAAAATCGGTTAAATGCAATTAAAGAAACGGAAAAGCTCGGTTATGAAGGTATATCCTTCTTATTAACTATTCCATGGCTTCGTTTTCTGCGAGGGATTTTCCTTTATCATCCTTCCATTCAGTCATCCCATTGGCATTTCTTCCCATCACAATCACAGCACCTGCCGAAGGAGAAGAAAAAAGAAAATCGTGAGTGAAGATATAGTGATCGCCTTCTACTCTTAAGGTTCCATCGGCAATCAGCTTTTCACGAAGTCTCATGTATCCTTTTGCCCATTTCTCCATAGATGGAACTAATTCCATCATTGCTTGGCTTCCTTTTTTAACTACGAAACCTTCTGTTGTGAGAAAGCCTGTTGCTTTAATGCCTTTCGTTAAAATTGTAAAGTCCTTCGACTGAGAAGATATTTTCTCGGATTCCCTTTTATCTATTCGTTCGAATAATTTGAATCCTAATGTGTGAACTGTTAGTTTGATATTTTCAAGGAACTCTTCCATCTCCGCTTGGTCTGCTTCGGATATGGATGTTTTTGCGGGCACTGTAGAATTTTCCAATTCATAGCGATTTGCCTCTTTTGCTAATTCAAAAAGCCTTTTCTCTAGATACTTTACATGAGCTTTGTTTAGGTTCTTACTAAAAACACAAACTGCTTCAATCCAGAATTCTTTAGAACCTAAATGTTGTTTGAGCCTGTCTAGGATACTCTCTGCTTCGCCAATATAAACTAAGTCTTTTTCTTCATCTTCTGGATTCTTTCCGAATAGAAAATATACACCCGTGGAATATAAATCTTCCCTATTGATGGATTCCTTGATCAGAGTTCTTGGAATTTTATATGTGATTCCATTCCAATTGGAAAGTTCCGCAGAGATCCTTCCGCTGGCGTCTCCATCAATGAGGAAGAGGGTGATCTTTTTGGGAAAGGGTTTCATGGGTTTACTGTCTCGTTAGTATTTCAAATTCGTCAAAGATAGTCTTGTAAGCTTTTTCTTTGATTTTTTTAACAAATTCGCCTCGTTTAATCCAATGATTTAAATTCCTCAGAAAGGCAAACTTCCTTTAACAAAGCATAAGCCATGGCTCTTGGAACTCTGTAAGAAGGGTGATAGAAGCTAACAAATTTCATATTCTTTTCTTTCCCAATCAGAATATCATATCCAGAGGATTTTAACTTAAGGTTCGGATATAAAAGATTCAAATACTCATCTTTTGCAATTCCAGTGATGATCACATCAGGTTCTATAATTGCGATTTGTTCTAGGATAAATTCTTTGTCTCGATTTAGATAATGTTCTAATTCTGCATCGTTTGCTGTTGAGCCTCCAGCAATTTTTTTCACATTCATGAAGGCAATTTTCCGAATTGAATCAATCAAGTTTTCTTCAGATATAGATTGCACAGGTGGAAAGTTATTCAGTATTCCGTAGCTCCATTCAGCGATTCTCCTCGAAAAGCCAAATTTTATGCCATATTTCCACCAATCTCGGTAATCCTCTTCGGATTGCTCTGGATTGTTTGATTCTTTGGTGAGTACTAAAATTTTCACCTTAGCTTTTAAATACTCTTCTTCATTTATTATTCCATCGGAAACAAAGCTATTCTTAAATTCAGGATGCGAGTTTTTCCATTTTTCGAATAAAGCGTTCAGTTTTTCTGTTTTTGACATTGTTCCTCCTTTGTTTCTAACGATTGTTTTAAGTATGAATTGATTTCAAATTTAAGAGCTGTAAAATTTTCTGTTTTAATCGAAAATTAATATTATGAGTATTTAGGTATGATTGTAGGTAATATGATAAAACTTGTTCTGCCCATTTATTCTTTTTTTCCTCATAATTTTTCTTTAAATCAGAAATGAATTTAAAATCGATATCCCCATGTTTTAAATGCACTTTCAATGATAAAAGTTCATAGGCAGGGTACATATTTGCAGATGTAATTTCATCTACTATAGGCAATAATTTATCAGAACCAATATAATCTGCAATTTTATCAATCATGCTTACAGTTATAAGAAAGGCGAAAAATCTTATCGATTTTTCTATAAATTGCCTTTTCTCATCTTCTGATAATTCCTCTTTTTCAAGTTTTAAATCCAATCTTTCAGACAACCACTGTTTATATTCTTCGGATTGCATATCTTCTAGAAGAAAATTTAGCACTCTTAAACCTAATTCTTCAGTAGATAAAACTATTTCCTTCAGCTTCTTCTTTTCATAGGAACCTGCACGATTTTTTGCAATTTGACCTAGAACTTCCATAATCTTTAAAGATTTGCTAAATTCTCGAAGTATTGGGCTTTCATTAAGATTATCAGAAAAAGGTTCATTCGCATTCTCTTCGATTTTTCGTTCAATCTTTCTGTTTTCTTCTGTAGATTTTTCGGAAAGAATGGACTTTGGTAGTTCATGTATAAGTTGAATCATGAAATCGGTTTCTGATTTTAATAATTTAGCTGGCTTTATTTTATCAAACGTTAGCAAAGAATGCAAAATTACATCGTCGATTATACTTAGATTTTGTGCGTGATGAACCGTAAAAATAATCGTAAATGCACTTTCTTTCGTATAAATTGTATCGCATAATTCTTTAATTAATTCTTTATCATTAGTTTCTGCTAAGTATTTTCCCAAAAAAAAGAAAAAAAGGTAGTGATGTTCAAACTCGATGACATTCTCTTTAATTCGAAGAATTGGGTATTCGTTGTTTCTAATTTTATTAATGATACTATCCGCAACTAAGAACCTTTCTTTGTACACTCTATTGAAATTACTTAAATTTTCACTTTCAGTATATTCCGCCTTGTGTTTGTAGATATCAAATGATAATTGAGTGAGGTAGTTAAATGCTGTATCAATTTCATCTGGTTTTAAATTTTTTCTTAAAAGGTGGGCTGTAATCAACGCTTGATAGCAATGTCCGTATGCTGTAATTTTGTAATCATTTGGCATAAATGCTTCTAATGATTGTAATATGCTGAGAATATAAAATGGATATCTAGGTACAATTTGATTTTTGCTGATTATTGTATTAACTTTATCTTCTAGTAAATCGACGTCTTTGTCTGATATTTGATTCCCTCCGATAGTTTTCCACTTCCGAATAAGGTCTTCTTGTTTATCTAACGTGAATTTTTTTATTTTGATTAATTTACAATCATCTGATAGATTATCATCCTTAAAATAAGTTAGATATTCATCAGAACTCATTAGTATTATGATTTTACTATAGTTTTGTTCGAGATAAGGCAATATATTTTTTGAAATTAAATGATGAAAGTCATCTATTATGACAACTTTGTTTTGTTGCGATTTCCATAGCTCAAAATTTCCATTATACTGTTTTTGGAATTGATCTTTGAAATATTTCTCAAAATTGATAGTTTTTTTGATCAGTTCGCCATCAAGCAAGAGTGAATAAACGTTTGATTTTGCTAATTCCAAAGCGATGTTTCTGGCTATTGTTGTCTTTCCTGAAAGTTTATCTCCTTCAAATAAATAAAATTTATTAGTATTCTTCGGATTAAAAAATAGCTCATTCCAATTCGTTATGGATTCTTCTTTCGAAGAATCAAAGTTTTCGCCCAGTAATTGGGGAAAAATGAAAATGTCATCTAAAGTTAGTTCTTTTTTATTTTCTGAAAGAAATTCTATATTCGTTAATTCTTTCTTGAAATCTTCATTTATTAAAATGGAATTTTGATATTCTGTAATTACTTTTTTAAGTTCTTCGTAGATATTAAGCCAAGCCTTCTCTTGAGTATCCCATTCTGAAACTGGCTTCGCATCTTTTGGGATAATTTGATGGGAAGAACACTTCGCATCCTTCCATGTACAGGGTTTAATTATAATTGGGATAAATTTTTTTCCCACAGATTCAATCGCATATTCCATTTCCTTAAGACATGCTTGAGAAGATAGGAAGTTTTGAGAGAGCAGACCAAGTATTATATGTGCTCCAGAAAGATTGTAATCAATCTCTTTTTTCCAGTTTTCGCCTGCGAGTATTTTTCTGTCATGCCATTCATCAATAAGATTTTCGTTTCTTAAATTGGTTAACCATTTCTCAAGTTCAATACGAAATTCTTCATCCTGATGACAATAACTGTAGAATAATTTAATTTTATACATGTAAGTTCCTTTTTATTTTTGAAAAAAATCGCATCATTGCGGAATTATTACTCACCCCCATCCCCCCTCACACCAACCTAACTTTCCCTGTCAGCAACACCTGCATTAACCCCTGTTTGATCCCCTTTGTTTTCTCCAACTTATTCTCCAATCCCTCAATCTCCTCATCTATTTCCGAATGCACCATCGCAATAGCTTCTTGTTCGGTGAGAGTGGGGGGAATCGGAATTCTGATTTGAGAAAGCTGTGTCGCTGATATATGTACTACTGCATCTCCTTGTCCTCGACTTGCTTTTTGTTTCTGAATATATGGTGTATTCAACAAATAACCAAGGAACATAGAGTTACACTTATATGGTGAAAGTATCACGATATCACCTCCAGCATATGCTTCAAATGAGTTGATATATGCTACGCATTTACCGATATCTTCTTTCGTTTCTCCAGAACCAGCGAACAAGATATCTCCACTTTGTATTTTTTTTGCGGTTTTTGCTACAGTAGTTGAAATATAGGAGTAGAAGGATTTAATATAATCTTTATGCTTTGTATAGATTTCTCCATATCGAATGCAAGGTATATCTCCTGAATTAGACTCATCTTTACGAACACCTTGACCTTTGGTAAAAACCCCCACTTCCCCCAACTTCTTCACCTCCCAATCCTCAGGAATCCTTCCCACCTCCGTATCCTTCATTCCTCCCATCCCACCAAACCCAGGCAAACGGCGTTTCCCCGTAAGCAACTCTTGCATGGCTCCTTGTTTCAGGAGTTTTTTCTTTTCGATGGTGGTTTCCAGGGAAGTGATCAGTGCATCGGTATCGGAGAGAACTTCGGCAATGGCTTCTTGTTCGGCGAGAGTGGGGGGAAGGGGGATTGTTAATAGTCTACATTCTGCTACATTAAGATGTTGCTGAGCTAAACCACCTTGTGCTCGTAGTATTTGACTTTTTGCATATTCAGAGTTAAACCAATAAGATATGTAGTTGCTACTTATATTTTTTTTAGGGCGGGAAATTAATAAATCTATACAATTGGACCCAGAATATTGTTTGGAAATTACTGCACTAGTACCTGGGTAGCCAGTTCGAACAGTTACTATATCACCTTCTAGCAGAATACTTTTCTTATTTACTTTATTACCGTAATCACTAATGGAGATTAGGTTATTTTCATCTATTTTATTTTCTTTAATATTTGCCGATCTAAAAGCAGGAATTCCATTTTCGATATAATATTTTGCAGGCTGAATAACGATGCCTACAGAAATTTTATCGCATATTCGATAATACTCTATTTCTGACCAATTTTCTTTAATCATACCTCAAACCCCATCTTCGCCAAATGCCCTTTCACCTTTTTGTCCAGTGCCTCGGTTTCTTTCTCCAAAGTTTCCAGCGGACTTTCATACCGTTCCGCAAGTTCTTTGATCCGTTTGGTCAAGGTTTGGCTAATGCGGTTCAGTTCTGATTGCACATCTTCCGAGAGTTTGGCGAACCATTTGGATTCTACCACAAGGGTTTTGATTTCCTCTTCCTTTAAGGTTTTGTATCGTTCGCTCACTTTGGTTTGTAAGTCCGTCTGTGCCTGTTTGATTTTGGAATTGAGATCCGTGACTTGGTAGGCTACGTTTAGGTATTCTTGGAGGAAGTTGATTTCTTCCTTGGCATCTTTATCCGATTGGATTTGTTTCAAGCGAGCTTGTACCGATTTAGGTGTAATGGTGTCCTTATCGGTTTTGGCATCCGAGAGAAGTCCTTCGTCTCCACCTTGTTCTTCGACCATTTCTTCTAGTTTTAAGTCCAGGCTATCTCGTTCGGACTCCAAGGTTTCGATGGATTCCTTTTCCTTGGCAAAGTAGGCTTGGATGAGGAGGGCTTTGGGAATGAGCCTTCCTTCAAACTCTTTGGATTTGCCAATGGGTTCGATTTCCTTTCCCACCTTCCAACCTTCATCCACAACCAAATACACATCATCTTGCATCACCTCAAGCCAATAGGTCATCAGATGTTGGTAGATATCATAAGCATCCA
Proteins encoded in this region:
- a CDS encoding type I restriction endonuclease subunit R, yielding MKIGEIERATQNRVIKLFQNELGYDYLGDWRDQSNKNIVPNLLARFLSRRGISETKVSRTLDLLHQTNNQFGKSLYERNREVYSLLRYGIPVKESASENAETIILIDWEHPENNHFGIAEEVTVVGKSEKRPDLVLYVNGIALAVLELKKATTSVSEGIRQNIRNQSKDAIEDFFTTIQFVFAGNDTEGLRYGTVGTGEKFFLNWKEEIEDNSRNLLDKYLLKLCNKQRFLEIIYDFVLFDGGIKKLPRYHQYFGIKSAQDFVSRKESGIIWHTQGSGKSLVMVILARWILENNPNARVAVITDRDELDTQIEKVFKQSGDKIYRTTSGKDLIGQLSMATPRLLCSLIHKFGKNNVDDFDAYLESIKKNPPQTQGEIFLFIDEAHRTQSGKLHRLMKAILKGATFIGFTGTPLLRKDKQTSEEVFGRYIHQYRFNEAVRDEVVLDLMYEARDIDQRLSSPEKVDEWFNAKTKGLNDYQRKELKKKWGTMQKVLSSKSRMEKIVSDILLDFSNRPALSSQYGNAMLVAGSIYEACKYYKLFQDTNLRGKCAVITSYSPNKGDIRTEDIGEGTDTEKEFIYNTYTAMLGGKDADQFEEEVKKTFIETPALMKLIIVVDKLLTGFDAPACSVLYIDKNMQDHGLFQAICRVNRLNGETKPFGYIVDYKDLFKKVENAIEVYTSELASDENETSHEDGSIAVKDRLKTAREKLEEHLEALETLCEAVEPPKDSLSYRRYFCGNTEKPEDLEDTEFLRINLYKLTATFVRSFANIANEFEEAGYTLKEENYYKTKFEFYVKLRKEIKIASGDVIDLKSYEADMRHLIDHYIQADESKIISLFENLPLLELVESLSHLKEESANTPRNREASAETIENNIRSKIIRDHLLDPAFYNKMSELLQEIIMERKKGATSYENYLKRVMELAKRVAKGNQSDAPSQLKTPGQVALYNNLNQNLELALKLHEAINFNRPDDWHGNPTKENVLKKTIYDLMDKNVEEVERIFKIIAEQPEYR
- a CDS encoding WG repeat-containing protein gives rise to the protein MKSRLFLFVFLFFNLPTEGSPSNEKCPVEYNEKVVEIDDQSFIQVSSNLNSTLIQYEEAGLYSEGLALVKNGYTQQFIDQSGKVAIDLSDKFFFFQKPFSDGKAVFFNIENQRGAINKSGDVLFLKDYDQLMSFSEGIAPYMKDNKLGFIDEKGNELTKPIFEYDHKIKFEEGFSVIKSRGKYGFLDKRGKIIGDIIYEDANPFREGLASVKLNGKWGFINTKGKLVIQNKFENADSFSNGLCTVRIDGKVGYINTNGEIVIKPQYTGGRDFSGNVAFVSTGFDLGLINAKGETVFNPIFDIDIRSRFEGDVAPVRIKSKYGIIKNDGTFVRKAEFDNISEFSNGFAWFELNQLYGVIDKNGKIVIKAQFKKMPRMTAGFLIVEINGLYGYIKIPDCV
- a CDS encoding Fic/DOC family N-terminal domain-containing protein — its product is MQETTECKRFPVPNLSQEPKSNVTNTKVLNHRKSQLNVFSQLSPNVDFFIKLQIQKERTKSSNFEGTQSYFDEAVQKQELISHE
- a CDS encoding GIY-YIG nuclease family protein, yielding MKPFPKKITLFLIDGDASGRISAELSNWNGITYKIPRTLIKESINREDLYSTGVYFLFGKNPEDEEKDLVYIGEAESILDRLKQHLGSKEFWIEAVCVFSKNLNKAHVKYLEKRLFELAKEANRYELENSTVPAKTSISEADQAEMEEFLENIKLTVHTLGFKLFERIDKRESEKISSQSKDFTILTKGIKATGFLTTEGFVVKKGSQAMMELVPSMEKWAKGYMRLREKLIADGTLRVEGDHYIFTHDFLFSSPSAGAVIVMGRNANGMTEWKDDKGKSLAENEAME
- a CDS encoding TIR domain-containing protein encodes the protein MYKIKLFYSYCHQDEEFRIELEKWLTNLRNENLIDEWHDRKILAGENWKKEIDYNLSGAHIILGLLSQNFLSSQACLKEMEYAIESVGKKFIPIIIKPCTWKDAKCSSHQIIPKDAKPVSEWDTQEKAWLNIYEELKKVITEYQNSILINEDFKKELTNIEFLSENKKELTLDDIFIFPQLLGENFDSSKEESITNWNELFFNPKNTNKFYLFEGDKLSGKTTIARNIALELAKSNVYSLLLDGELIKKTINFEKYFKDQFQKQYNGNFELWKSQQNKVVIIDDFHHLISKNILPYLEQNYSKIIILMSSDEYLTYFKDDNLSDDCKLIKIKKFTLDKQEDLIRKWKTIGGNQISDKDVDLLEDKVNTIISKNQIVPRYPFYILSILQSLEAFMPNDYKITAYGHCYQALITAHLLRKNLKPDEIDTAFNYLTQLSFDIYKHKAEYTESENLSNFNRVYKERFLVADSIINKIRNNEYPILRIKENVIEFEHHYLFFFFLGKYLAETNDKELIKELCDTIYTKESAFTIIFTVHHAQNLSIIDDVILHSLLTFDKIKPAKLLKSETDFMIQLIHELPKSILSEKSTEENRKIERKIEENANEPFSDNLNESPILREFSKSLKIMEVLGQIAKNRAGSYEKKKLKEIVLSTEELGLRVLNFLLEDMQSEEYKQWLSERLDLKLEKEELSEDEKRQFIEKSIRFFAFLITVSMIDKIADYIGSDKLLPIVDEITSANMYPAYELLSLKVHLKHGDIDFKFISDLKKNYEEKKNKWAEQVLSYYLQSYLNTHNINFRLKQKILQLLNLKSIHT
- a CDS encoding restriction endonuclease subunit S, which encodes MIKENWSEIEYYRICDKISVGIVIQPAKYYIENGIPAFRSANIKENKIDENNLISISDYGNKVNKKSILLEGDIVTVRTGYPGTSAVISKQYSGSNCIDLLISRPKKNISSNYISYWFNSEYAKSQILRAQGGLAQQHLNVAECRLLTIPLPPTLAEQEAIAEVLSDTDALITSLETTIEKKKLLKQGAMQELLTGKRRLPGFGGMGGMKDTEVGRIPEDWEVKKLGEVGVFTKGQGVRKDESNSGDIPCIRYGEIYTKHKDYIKSFYSYISTTVAKTAKKIQSGDILFAGSGETKEDIGKCVAYINSFEAYAGGDIVILSPYKCNSMFLGYLLNTPYIQKQKASRGQGDAVVHISATQLSQIRIPIPPTLTEQEAIAMVHSEIDEEIEGLENKLEKTKGIKQGLMQVLLTGKVRLV